One genomic window of Devosia salina includes the following:
- a CDS encoding AsmA-like C-terminal domain-containing protein — MLLPVIGVAAVSEAAIPASPPEPAPPPKPSRMRKFGRIAIWALGIPSIIVLVLYAVMLFTPIRIPFTGQAIRSFVQNFVPETADLQMGDMALALENGVWPVIRFSPVEFTDSKSGARILMEALEVGFSPARALFGQPGTTITIVGPHVQIIQDLYGPRPGTLEILESDAGGPTTVRVLEGDESFPAVAISSEGIEFDDGIVPPMRSDNDWLIYNLEASELAIADLVEQTAQGRFSRLVVRDGHIDMADPLYGLFRQFEDVSLEIGPVPGEPRVTGEFSARIGGQTVFGTLERSLDADGTRRLRADVTNLDFSAFLPFIDDRDSLAAMRGTGALSIDVTFTADQGKVIGGEFKLDLTGLDLRLADDYFPVASSILDVTWQPDVGQFRMAEGELRIGQSTALVSGVFALGLDQTFGPTIGMSLTARNVAIHPNDMTAPSAPFDTVEFSGWSTPLYGALGIDRLTARRGDAVVETAGRMDMLQAGIGLDMTIAGKGVTADDFKRLWPYIMGGESRDWFVANVTDGQVVDARMRFRFPVGTLAVGDADVPIPKDSMQIDIVGKNVGIKPTPEMSAIVIAGDTRLRVDDEKVSISGGGGTLDTDKGVIQVTSPALVMDNSVPGESIVEISGDLNAPIPALLALVEQQQPDMLSSVELPIDLETLTGTVDLGLVATIALGDEATGRAMDIDYVINGSVADFASSAPIQGRSIGEGQLSFSASQEGYQLGGTAKIDGMQADISVEGAEGVDPTFRLGSKIAASELASMGFDASDFLSGEVQFVAQPLAEGALHMTVDLEGAALDVRDLGISKPVGTPGLLTAIVRPDGDLTHLEDISLTFGSVRLVGQLDYHNRDGLVAANFSDFALSSGDSATVNLTPTDGGFAVRIRGAQLDLKPVLSRFFSLDQGSGGVQSTQFDQTIALDVQLDRAIGYYATTAFNLDLDLALRGMNLRRVNLTAQFDEGNSISITTNPAPNGRTLSMAFNDAGTVLRLLGIYSQLAGGAGSLVMTTDRTQDAETGRLVLRNFAIVDEENVVEVLGNHSDSRAAITSRNRLDFRAGQVDFVRRSDRVEVTDAVLAGDTVGGTMRGFIYTDQRRYDLTGTYVPLFGLNNIFQKLPILGPLLGGRDGEGLVGVTFAVRGPLDKPQFLVNPLSLLAPGIFREMFEFRARELPPAAE, encoded by the coding sequence GTGCTCCTGCCCGTCATCGGCGTGGCGGCAGTGAGCGAAGCGGCAATTCCAGCATCTCCACCAGAACCGGCGCCGCCGCCCAAGCCCTCGCGAATGCGCAAGTTCGGCCGGATTGCGATCTGGGCCCTGGGCATACCGAGCATCATCGTGCTGGTCCTCTATGCGGTCATGCTGTTCACGCCCATCCGCATACCCTTCACCGGGCAGGCCATCCGCAGTTTCGTCCAGAATTTCGTCCCCGAAACCGCCGACCTGCAGATGGGCGACATGGCCTTGGCGCTGGAGAACGGCGTCTGGCCGGTCATCCGCTTCTCACCGGTGGAATTTACCGACAGCAAGTCCGGCGCCCGGATCCTGATGGAGGCCCTCGAGGTCGGGTTCTCGCCGGCACGGGCCCTGTTCGGTCAACCTGGCACGACCATTACCATTGTCGGCCCCCATGTTCAGATCATCCAGGACCTCTACGGGCCACGACCGGGCACGCTCGAAATCCTGGAAAGCGATGCTGGCGGCCCGACGACGGTCCGCGTCCTGGAAGGCGACGAAAGCTTTCCCGCCGTCGCCATATCTTCGGAAGGCATCGAGTTCGATGACGGCATCGTGCCGCCCATGCGCTCGGACAATGACTGGCTGATCTACAATCTCGAAGCCAGCGAACTGGCGATTGCCGATCTCGTGGAGCAGACGGCGCAGGGGCGCTTCTCCCGCCTGGTGGTCCGCGACGGTCACATCGACATGGCCGATCCACTCTATGGCCTCTTCCGGCAATTCGAGGACGTCTCCCTCGAAATTGGCCCGGTTCCGGGTGAGCCTCGAGTGACCGGCGAGTTCAGTGCGCGTATTGGCGGACAGACCGTCTTCGGCACTCTGGAGCGCTCGCTCGACGCCGATGGTACGCGGCGCCTTCGTGCCGACGTCACCAATCTCGACTTTTCCGCCTTTCTGCCCTTCATCGACGACAGGGACAGTCTTGCGGCAATGCGCGGAACGGGCGCGCTGTCCATCGACGTGACCTTCACCGCGGACCAGGGCAAGGTGATCGGCGGTGAGTTCAAGCTGGACCTGACCGGCCTCGACCTGCGCCTTGCCGATGACTACTTCCCGGTGGCCAGCTCGATCCTCGATGTGACCTGGCAACCCGATGTCGGGCAGTTCAGGATGGCGGAGGGAGAGCTTCGCATCGGCCAGAGCACGGCCCTGGTGTCCGGAGTCTTCGCGCTTGGCCTTGACCAGACCTTCGGTCCGACCATCGGCATGTCGCTGACGGCGCGTAACGTCGCCATCCACCCCAATGATATGACCGCCCCATCGGCTCCCTTTGACACCGTCGAATTCTCCGGTTGGTCCACGCCGCTCTATGGGGCGCTGGGGATCGATCGGCTGACGGCACGCCGCGGCGACGCCGTCGTCGAAACGGCCGGGCGCATGGACATGCTGCAGGCGGGCATCGGGCTCGACATGACCATCGCCGGAAAGGGTGTGACGGCCGACGATTTCAAGCGGCTCTGGCCTTACATCATGGGTGGGGAAAGCCGCGACTGGTTCGTGGCCAATGTCACCGATGGTCAGGTCGTGGATGCGCGAATGCGCTTCCGGTTCCCGGTGGGCACGCTGGCGGTCGGCGACGCGGATGTGCCGATCCCCAAGGACAGCATGCAGATCGACATCGTGGGGAAGAACGTGGGCATAAAGCCAACGCCCGAAATGTCCGCCATAGTCATCGCAGGCGACACGCGACTGCGGGTGGACGACGAAAAAGTGTCCATTTCCGGGGGCGGGGGCACGCTTGATACCGACAAGGGCGTCATCCAGGTGACCAGCCCGGCGCTGGTCATGGACAATTCCGTGCCGGGCGAGAGCATCGTCGAGATATCGGGTGATCTCAACGCGCCCATTCCTGCCTTGCTCGCGCTGGTGGAACAACAGCAGCCGGACATGCTTTCCAGCGTCGAGCTGCCGATTGACCTCGAAACCCTTACCGGCACGGTCGATCTGGGTCTGGTTGCGACCATCGCCCTTGGCGACGAAGCCACCGGTCGCGCCATGGACATCGACTATGTCATCAATGGGTCGGTGGCCGACTTTGCCAGCTCCGCACCCATCCAGGGTCGCAGCATTGGCGAGGGGCAATTGTCCTTCTCGGCCTCGCAAGAGGGCTACCAGCTTGGCGGCACGGCCAAGATCGACGGCATGCAGGCCGATATCTCGGTTGAGGGCGCAGAGGGTGTCGATCCCACTTTCCGGCTGGGATCGAAGATTGCCGCGTCTGAACTGGCCAGCATGGGCTTTGATGCGTCGGACTTCCTGAGTGGGGAGGTGCAGTTCGTTGCACAACCCCTCGCCGAAGGTGCCCTCCATATGACCGTGGACCTGGAGGGGGCGGCCCTGGACGTCCGCGACCTTGGCATTTCCAAGCCCGTTGGCACCCCGGGTCTTCTCACGGCCATCGTCCGCCCCGACGGCGACCTCACGCATCTGGAGGACATTTCCCTTACCTTCGGGAGCGTTCGGCTTGTTGGCCAATTGGACTATCACAACCGGGATGGCCTGGTTGCGGCGAACTTTTCCGACTTTGCGCTCAGTTCCGGCGACAGCGCCACCGTCAACCTGACCCCCACCGACGGTGGGTTCGCGGTGCGCATACGCGGCGCCCAATTGGATCTGAAACCGGTGCTCAGCCGCTTCTTCAGCCTCGATCAGGGCAGTGGTGGCGTTCAGTCTACCCAGTTCGACCAGACGATCGCGCTTGATGTCCAGCTTGACCGCGCCATCGGCTACTATGCCACTACCGCCTTCAATCTCGATCTCGACCTCGCATTGCGCGGCATGAACCTGCGGCGCGTCAACTTGACGGCGCAGTTCGACGAGGGCAATTCCATCTCGATCACCACCAATCCGGCGCCCAATGGCCGGACCCTGTCCATGGCGTTCAACGACGCCGGAACGGTGCTTCGCCTCCTGGGCATCTACTCGCAGCTCGCCGGCGGCGCCGGCAGCCTGGTCATGACCACCGACCGGACCCAGGACGCCGAGACCGGCCGCCTGGTGTTGCGCAACTTTGCCATCGTCGACGAGGAAAACGTCGTGGAGGTTCTGGGCAACCACTCGGACTCGCGGGCGGCGATCACCTCGCGCAATCGCCTGGACTTCCGTGCCGGTCAGGTGGATTTCGTCCGCCGCAGCGATCGTGTCGAAGTCACCGACGCCGTGCTGGCGGGCGACACGGTCGGGGGCACCATGCGCGGCTTCATCTATACCGACCAGCGCCGCTACGATTTGACGGGCACCTATGTGCCGCTCTTCGGGCTCAACAACATCTTCCAGAAGCTCCCCATTCTGGGGCCGCTCCTGGGCGGGCGCGACGGCGAGGGTCTTGTCGGCGTCACATTTGCGGTCCGTGGCCCCCTGGACAAGCCGCAATTCCTGGTCAACCCGCTGTCGCTCCTGGCGCCCGGCATCTTCCGCGAGATGTTCGAGTTCCGCGCCCGCGAACTGCCCCCGGCCGCGGAATAA
- the tyrS gene encoding tyrosine--tRNA ligase — translation MTKFKSDFLRVLDERGFIHQISDPEGLDELAASSKICGYVGYDATATSIHIGNLISVTMLYWLQETGHTAISLMGGGTSMVGDPSFRDDQRKLLTVEQIETNIESIKKVYGNILNYGGSNPAIMVNNADWLLKLNYIEFLRDVGRHFSVNRMLSFDSVKLRLDREQSLSFLEFNYMIMQGYDFVELNRRYGTVLQMGGSDQWGNIINGVDLSHRMGGPQLYALTTPLLTKSSGEKMGKSASGAVWLNGDLFSPYDFWQYFRNTEDADVVKFLKIFTRLPISEIEKLGALGGNEINEAKKVLATEVTAIVHGRDAAIQAAATAAATFEAGAIDLSLPTAEITHAELNAGIGVLNALVMAGLASSNGEARRHVASGAVRVNDAVIDDDRLTLADNALLDEGVIKLSVGKKRHALIKPV, via the coding sequence ATGACCAAGTTCAAATCCGATTTCCTGCGCGTGCTCGATGAGCGCGGCTTCATCCACCAGATTTCCGATCCCGAAGGGCTCGACGAGCTCGCGGCCAGCAGCAAGATCTGCGGCTATGTCGGCTATGACGCGACTGCGACCTCGATCCATATCGGCAATCTGATCTCGGTCACCATGCTCTACTGGCTGCAGGAGACGGGCCACACCGCCATCAGCCTGATGGGCGGTGGCACCTCGATGGTGGGCGATCCCTCGTTCCGCGACGACCAGCGCAAGCTGCTCACCGTCGAGCAGATCGAGACCAATATCGAGAGCATCAAGAAGGTCTACGGCAATATCCTGAACTATGGCGGCTCCAATCCGGCCATCATGGTCAACAATGCCGACTGGCTCCTGAAGCTCAACTATATCGAATTCCTGCGCGATGTCGGCCGGCACTTCTCGGTCAATCGCATGCTCAGCTTCGACTCGGTCAAACTTCGGCTGGACCGCGAACAGTCGCTGAGCTTTCTCGAGTTCAACTACATGATCATGCAGGGCTATGACTTCGTCGAGCTCAACCGGCGTTATGGCACGGTGCTGCAGATGGGTGGCTCGGACCAGTGGGGCAACATCATCAATGGTGTGGACCTCAGCCATCGCATGGGCGGGCCGCAGCTCTATGCGCTGACAACGCCGCTTTTGACCAAGTCGTCTGGCGAAAAGATGGGCAAGTCGGCCTCCGGCGCTGTCTGGCTCAATGGCGACCTCTTCTCGCCCTATGATTTCTGGCAGTATTTCCGGAACACGGAAGACGCGGACGTCGTGAAGTTCCTCAAGATCTTCACGCGCCTGCCGATCTCGGAGATCGAAAAGCTCGGGGCCCTGGGCGGCAACGAGATCAACGAGGCCAAGAAGGTGCTGGCCACCGAGGTCACGGCCATCGTCCATGGTCGCGACGCGGCGATCCAGGCGGCCGCAACCGCCGCTGCCACCTTCGAGGCCGGCGCGATCGACTTGTCGCTCCCCACGGCCGAGATCACCCATGCCGAACTTAACGCCGGGATCGGCGTCCTGAACGCTCTGGTGATGGCGGGACTGGCCTCGTCCAATGGCGAGGCAAGGCGGCACGTGGCTTCCGGCGCCGTCCGCGTCAACGACGCCGTCATCGACGATGACCGCCTGACCCTGGCCGACAATGCGTTGCTGGATGAAGGTGTCATCAAGCTGTCGGTCGGCAAGAAGCGGCATGCGCTGATCAAGCCGGTCTAG
- a CDS encoding alpha/beta hydrolase — MPEVIFNGPEGRLEGRYQPGKEPNAPIAIVLHPHPQFGGTMNNQIVYNLFYMFAERGFSVLRFNSRGVGRSQGVFDHGIGELSDAAAALDWLQIINRESRGCWIAGFSFGAWIGMQLLMRRPEVEGFISVAPPENLYDFSFLAPCPSSGLIIHGDKDRVAPPSSVQKLVDKLKTQKGITIEQQIVEGANHFFEGKVDELTTRCAEYLDRRRQEIADGGGR, encoded by the coding sequence ATGCCAGAAGTGATCTTCAACGGCCCGGAAGGGCGTCTGGAAGGCCGGTACCAGCCGGGCAAGGAGCCCAATGCTCCGATCGCCATCGTCCTGCACCCGCACCCGCAGTTCGGCGGGACGATGAACAACCAGATCGTCTACAATCTCTTCTATATGTTTGCCGAGCGTGGCTTCTCGGTATTGCGTTTTAATTCACGCGGCGTCGGGCGCAGCCAGGGCGTGTTCGACCATGGCATTGGCGAGCTCTCGGATGCGGCCGCGGCGCTCGACTGGCTGCAGATCATCAACCGCGAGTCGCGCGGCTGCTGGATCGCCGGCTTTTCGTTCGGCGCCTGGATCGGCATGCAGCTCTTGATGCGCCGGCCCGAGGTGGAAGGCTTTATCTCCGTCGCGCCGCCGGAAAACCTCTACGACTTCTCGTTCCTCGCCCCCTGCCCGTCGTCCGGCCTGATCATCCATGGTGACAAGGACCGCGTGGCGCCCCCCTCTTCGGTGCAGAAGCTGGTCGACAAGCTCAAGACCCAGAAGGGCATCACCATCGAGCAGCAGATCGTGGAAGGCGCCAACCACTTCTTCGAAGGCAAGGTGGACGAACTGACGACGCGCTGTGCCGAATATCTCGACCGTCGCCGTCAGGAGATCGCGGACGGCGGCGGGCGCTAG